A single region of the Ascaphus truei isolate aAscTru1 chromosome 6, aAscTru1.hap1, whole genome shotgun sequence genome encodes:
- the LOC142496957 gene encoding nicotinamide N-methyltransferase-like isoform X2: MTFHGTMGCLYRLCSIITGKVKGKTLIDIGTGPTIYQLLSACEAFDEITVSDYADQNREEFEKWLKNDPGAFDWSSTVKHVCELEGTRDKWMEKEEKLRRTVKQYLKCDILRRNPVEPVVLPQADCIMSSLCLEVACKNNDDYHSALKNITSMIKSEGHLVLCGVLRCHMYTVGEVTFSSVYLEEKLINEILHEEGYAIERFEVQERIKNPIHDMDAFFLVAQKLK, encoded by the exons GTAAAGTGAAAGGTAAAACCCTGATTGATATCGGCACCGGTCCCACCATCTACCAGCTCCTCTCAGCCTGTGAAGCTTTTGACGAGATCACCGTTTCAGACTATGCCGACCAGAACCGAGAGGAGTTTGAGAAATGGCTGAAGAATGATCCGGGAGCGTTTGATTGGAGTTCAACAGTGAAACATGTTTGTGAGCTGGAGGGGACAAG AGATAAGTGGATGGAGAAAGAGGAGAAACTAAGAAGAACGGTAAAACAATATCTGAAATGTGACATCCTGAGAAGGAACCCTGTAGAGCCGGTGGTCCTTCCTCAGGCTGACTGCATCATGAGCTCTTTGTGTTTAGAAGTTGCCTGTAAGAACAACGATGATTATCACAGTGCACTAAAAAATATCACCTCCATGATAAAGTCGGAGGGTCACTTGGTGCTCTGTGGGGTTCTGAGATGTCACATGTATACAGTTGGGGAAGTCACCTTCTCCAGTGTTTATCTGGAGGAGAAGTTGATAAATGAAATCCTACATGAAGAAGGATACGCCATTGAGAGGTTTGAGGTGCAGGAAAGAATCAAAAATCCCATCCATGACATGGACGCTTTTTTCCTTGTGGCCCAAAAACTTAAATAA
- the LOC142496957 gene encoding nicotinamide N-methyltransferase-like isoform X4 has translation MDCKVKGKTLIDIGTGPTIYQLLSACEAFDEITVSDYADQNREEFEKWLKNDPGAFDWSSTVKHVCELEGTRDKWMEKEEKLRRTVKQYLKCDILRRNPVEPVVLPQADCIMSSLCLEVACKNNDDYHSALKNITSMIKSEGHLVLCGVLRCHMYTVGEVTFSSVYLEEKLINEILHEEGYAIERFEVQERIKNPIHDMDAFFLVAQKLK, from the exons GTAAAGTGAAAGGTAAAACCCTGATTGATATCGGCACCGGTCCCACCATCTACCAGCTCCTCTCAGCCTGTGAAGCTTTTGACGAGATCACCGTTTCAGACTATGCCGACCAGAACCGAGAGGAGTTTGAGAAATGGCTGAAGAATGATCCGGGAGCGTTTGATTGGAGTTCAACAGTGAAACATGTTTGTGAGCTGGAGGGGACAAG AGATAAGTGGATGGAGAAAGAGGAGAAACTAAGAAGAACGGTAAAACAATATCTGAAATGTGACATCCTGAGAAGGAACCCTGTAGAGCCGGTGGTCCTTCCTCAGGCTGACTGCATCATGAGCTCTTTGTGTTTAGAAGTTGCCTGTAAGAACAACGATGATTATCACAGTGCACTAAAAAATATCACCTCCATGATAAAGTCGGAGGGTCACTTGGTGCTCTGTGGGGTTCTGAGATGTCACATGTATACAGTTGGGGAAGTCACCTTCTCCAGTGTTTATCTGGAGGAGAAGTTGATAAATGAAATCCTACATGAAGAAGGATACGCCATTGAGAGGTTTGAGGTGCAGGAAAGAATCAAAAATCCCATCCATGACATGGACGCTTTTTTCCTTGTGGCCCAAAAACTTAAATAA
- the LOC142496957 gene encoding nicotinamide N-methyltransferase-like isoform X3 gives MHTVTDDLTDLWTVGKVKGKTLIDIGTGPTIYQLLSACEAFDEITVSDYADQNREEFEKWLKNDPGAFDWSSTVKHVCELEGTRDKWMEKEEKLRRTVKQYLKCDILRRNPVEPVVLPQADCIMSSLCLEVACKNNDDYHSALKNITSMIKSEGHLVLCGVLRCHMYTVGEVTFSSVYLEEKLINEILHEEGYAIERFEVQERIKNPIHDMDAFFLVAQKLK, from the exons GTAAAGTGAAAGGTAAAACCCTGATTGATATCGGCACCGGTCCCACCATCTACCAGCTCCTCTCAGCCTGTGAAGCTTTTGACGAGATCACCGTTTCAGACTATGCCGACCAGAACCGAGAGGAGTTTGAGAAATGGCTGAAGAATGATCCGGGAGCGTTTGATTGGAGTTCAACAGTGAAACATGTTTGTGAGCTGGAGGGGACAAG AGATAAGTGGATGGAGAAAGAGGAGAAACTAAGAAGAACGGTAAAACAATATCTGAAATGTGACATCCTGAGAAGGAACCCTGTAGAGCCGGTGGTCCTTCCTCAGGCTGACTGCATCATGAGCTCTTTGTGTTTAGAAGTTGCCTGTAAGAACAACGATGATTATCACAGTGCACTAAAAAATATCACCTCCATGATAAAGTCGGAGGGTCACTTGGTGCTCTGTGGGGTTCTGAGATGTCACATGTATACAGTTGGGGAAGTCACCTTCTCCAGTGTTTATCTGGAGGAGAAGTTGATAAATGAAATCCTACATGAAGAAGGATACGCCATTGAGAGGTTTGAGGTGCAGGAAAGAATCAAAAATCCCATCCATGACATGGACGCTTTTTTCCTTGTGGCCCAAAAACTTAAATAA
- the LOC142496957 gene encoding nicotinamide N-methyltransferase-like isoform X1, with translation MSNFTGAEVYQEQFDPKSFLTSYYQFGSENSWDWYLTFVMKHYCEVFTSGKVKGKTLIDIGTGPTIYQLLSACEAFDEITVSDYADQNREEFEKWLKNDPGAFDWSSTVKHVCELEGTRDKWMEKEEKLRRTVKQYLKCDILRRNPVEPVVLPQADCIMSSLCLEVACKNNDDYHSALKNITSMIKSEGHLVLCGVLRCHMYTVGEVTFSSVYLEEKLINEILHEEGYAIERFEVQERIKNPIHDMDAFFLVAQKLK, from the exons ATGTCTAACTTTACAGGAGCAGAGGTTTACCAGGAACAATTTGACCCAAAGTCATTTCTGACTAGCTATTATCAATTTGGGTCGGAGAATTCATGGGATTGGTACCTGACATTTGTCATGAAACATTACTGTGAAGTGTTTACTTCAG GTAAAGTGAAAGGTAAAACCCTGATTGATATCGGCACCGGTCCCACCATCTACCAGCTCCTCTCAGCCTGTGAAGCTTTTGACGAGATCACCGTTTCAGACTATGCCGACCAGAACCGAGAGGAGTTTGAGAAATGGCTGAAGAATGATCCGGGAGCGTTTGATTGGAGTTCAACAGTGAAACATGTTTGTGAGCTGGAGGGGACAAG AGATAAGTGGATGGAGAAAGAGGAGAAACTAAGAAGAACGGTAAAACAATATCTGAAATGTGACATCCTGAGAAGGAACCCTGTAGAGCCGGTGGTCCTTCCTCAGGCTGACTGCATCATGAGCTCTTTGTGTTTAGAAGTTGCCTGTAAGAACAACGATGATTATCACAGTGCACTAAAAAATATCACCTCCATGATAAAGTCGGAGGGTCACTTGGTGCTCTGTGGGGTTCTGAGATGTCACATGTATACAGTTGGGGAAGTCACCTTCTCCAGTGTTTATCTGGAGGAGAAGTTGATAAATGAAATCCTACATGAAGAAGGATACGCCATTGAGAGGTTTGAGGTGCAGGAAAGAATCAAAAATCCCATCCATGACATGGACGCTTTTTTCCTTGTGGCCCAAAAACTTAAATAA